One segment of Anaeromicrobium sediminis DNA contains the following:
- the mltG gene encoding endolytic transglycosylase MltG has translation MKKKIFIGILIICCIISFSIYKIYNFTINEKETVIYIKEGSSLWEVSRNLKENNIISSDKYFVLYAKLKGFEKKIKTGKYSLPGKIKLQELLEILEKPSVEYVVMTFPEGYNLYQIAFKLEKNNLVNKEKFINAGLDILNKNTMVMEREYVFYQLEGYLFPDTYHIPIGSSEEDIINTMFNKLQDVFSQEHRMRAEELGLTINEIITIASLIEKEAANDKERKAIGGVIYNRLKIGMPLQIDASVIYGNMKGTGNISRVTYDDLKVESKYNTYLFKGLPPGPIASPGKASIEAALYPEDNDYLYYVLGENGHVFSKTYKEHLQNVNKYIKNKTSK, from the coding sequence ATGAAGAAAAAAATATTTATAGGGATCTTGATTATATGTTGTATAATTTCTTTTAGTATATATAAAATCTATAATTTTACTATTAATGAAAAGGAAACTGTCATTTATATTAAAGAAGGTTCAAGCTTGTGGGAGGTATCTAGAAATCTAAAGGAAAATAATATTATTTCCTCAGATAAGTATTTTGTCCTATATGCAAAATTAAAAGGTTTTGAGAAAAAGATAAAGACGGGTAAATACTCTTTGCCTGGAAAAATTAAATTACAAGAACTTTTAGAGATACTTGAAAAACCAAGTGTTGAATATGTTGTTATGACATTTCCAGAGGGGTATAATCTGTATCAAATTGCATTTAAATTAGAGAAAAATAATCTAGTGAATAAAGAAAAATTTATTAATGCAGGTTTAGACATATTAAATAAAAATACAATGGTTATGGAAAGAGAATATGTATTTTATCAGTTAGAAGGATATTTGTTTCCAGATACTTATCATATTCCTATAGGATCTAGTGAAGAAGATATTATAAACACTATGTTTAATAAGCTTCAAGACGTATTTTCTCAAGAGCATCGTATGCGTGCAGAAGAATTAGGCCTTACCATTAATGAGATTATTACAATAGCTTCTTTAATTGAAAAGGAAGCAGCTAATGATAAAGAGCGAAAGGCCATAGGAGGAGTAATATATAATCGACTTAAAATAGGAATGCCCCTTCAAATAGATGCATCAGTTATATATGGAAATATGAAAGGTACTGGTAATATAAGTAGAGTAACATATGATGATCTCAAAGTTGAATCTAAGTATAATACCTATTTATTTAAAGGACTTCCACCTGGTCCCATAGCTTCACCAGGCAAAGCTTCTATAGAAGCTGCCCTTTATCCAGAAGATAATGATTATCTATATTATGTCTTAGGAGAAAATGGTCACGTATTTAGTAAAACCTATAAGGAACACTTACAAAATGTAAATAAATATATAAAGAATAAAACTTCCAAGTAA
- a CDS encoding DUF2933 domain-containing protein encodes MVNLNKNNKECNGNNDVEKKGMMKHGAMMMLCCLLPILVIAGLPLFGIKGGILSSLAFLLCPLLHIGMMFMMMKSGKKGSCHGGQKK; translated from the coding sequence ATGGTTAATTTAAACAAGAATAATAAAGAGTGTAATGGTAATAATGATGTAGAGAAAAAAGGAATGATGAAACATGGGGCAATGATGATGTTATGCTGCTTATTGCCAATTCTTGTCATAGCAGGCCTACCCTTATTCGGTATAAAAGGAGGTATATTATCATCCCTTGCATTTTTATTATGTCCATTGCTTCATATAGGCATGATGTTTATGATGATGAAATCAGGAAAAAAAGGATCTTGCCATGGAGGACAAAAAAAATAA
- a CDS encoding peptidoglycan-binding domain-containing protein: MINKKIIAGIISLSLLIQPIIGMSAYAHSTNNTTQILKKGARGQSVVTIQNKLRELGYFNGKATGYFGNITKTSVQKFQRENNLSADGVVGAATLNLLNSKKNKSIQVSRGASRSPVSEWTWFGKIKDIIPRGTVVKVTDVQTGKQFNIKRTYGTNHADSETLTKEDTAIMKSLYNNQWSWKRRPIVVEVAGLKIPGSMAGMPHGSDFINGNNMDGHFDVHFLLSKTHKSNRVEPKHQNAVRIAREFLNK; the protein is encoded by the coding sequence ATGATTAATAAAAAAATAATTGCTGGGATTATAAGTTTAAGTTTATTGATACAACCTATTATAGGAATGAGTGCCTATGCACACTCTACTAATAATACAACCCAGATACTGAAAAAAGGAGCAAGGGGTCAATCTGTTGTAACAATTCAAAACAAATTGAGAGAATTAGGCTATTTTAATGGTAAAGCAACAGGATACTTTGGGAATATAACAAAGACGTCAGTTCAGAAGTTTCAAAGGGAGAACAATCTTTCGGCTGATGGAGTTGTAGGGGCAGCAACATTAAATTTGCTAAATAGTAAAAAAAATAAATCTATTCAAGTATCACGAGGAGCAAGTCGTTCACCAGTTTCTGAATGGACTTGGTTTGGAAAAATAAAAGATATTATACCTCGAGGGACTGTTGTTAAAGTTACAGATGTTCAAACAGGTAAACAGTTTAATATAAAAAGAACTTATGGAACTAACCATGCAGATTCAGAAACATTAACAAAGGAGGATACGGCAATTATGAAGTCACTATACAATAATCAGTGGTCATGGAAAAGGAGACCTATTGTTGTAGAAGTTGCTGGTCTGAAAATTCCAGGGTCAATGGCAGGTATGCCCCATGGTTCAGATTTTATAAATGGCAATAATATGGATGGACATTTTGATGTTCATTTCTTACTAAGTAAGACCCATAAAAGTAATAGGGTTGAGCCTAAACATCAAAATGCCGTTAGAATTGCTAGAGAATTTTTAAATAAATAA
- the lgt gene encoding prolipoprotein diacylglyceryl transferase translates to MKEIFIVGHFSIYFFGITIALGILTGLWIMMREGKRKGLDNNKLLDLGTYSIMASLIGARLYYVIAFNFDYYLKNPKAVFFVREGGLSIQGGLIGGILFALWYTKKNNISFWRAADAFAPGIIIGQAIGRIGCDVFGIPMKSIYPWGIKINGQILHPAQLYELFLDLILFTYLWRKRDKITYNGQLFIEYIIGFSLIRGIVEFFRSNPIVVEPFTIAHITSLIIIIVAIFISRIIKNKEQIDEKYVSNNTVTVSNGEYLFTLIIGIVGAGIYYYIH, encoded by the coding sequence TTGAAAGAAATTTTTATTGTTGGACATTTTAGTATTTATTTCTTTGGTATAACAATAGCTCTAGGAATACTTACTGGATTATGGATTATGATGAGAGAAGGAAAGAGAAAAGGTTTAGATAATAATAAGCTCCTTGATTTAGGAACTTATTCAATTATGGCTTCCTTAATAGGTGCAAGATTGTACTATGTTATAGCATTTAACTTTGATTATTATTTAAAAAATCCAAAGGCAGTATTTTTCGTGCGAGAAGGTGGTTTATCCATACAGGGAGGATTAATTGGAGGCATATTATTTGCCCTATGGTATACAAAGAAAAACAATATATCCTTTTGGCGTGCTGCTGATGCCTTTGCTCCAGGAATTATTATTGGGCAAGCTATTGGAAGGATAGGTTGTGATGTATTTGGAATTCCCATGAAAAGTATATATCCATGGGGAATAAAAATAAATGGTCAAATACTACATCCAGCCCAATTATATGAATTATTTTTAGACCTAATCCTATTTACGTATCTATGGAGAAAAAGAGATAAAATCACATATAATGGACAGTTATTTATAGAGTATATTATTGGATTTTCACTTATAAGAGGGATTGTAGAATTCTTTAGATCAAATCCTATTGTGGTTGAGCCTTTTACTATAGCTCATATTACTAGCCTTATTATTATAATTGTGGCAATTTTTATAAGTAGAATTATAAAGAATAAGGAACAAATAGATGAGAAATATGTATCAAATAACACAGTAACTGTGTCAAATGGCGAATATCTATTTACATTAATAATAGGAATTGTGGGGGCAGGGATCTATTATTATATACATTAG
- a CDS encoding LDCC motif putative metal-binding protein — translation MKKWFEDYIKKISDANKKNFGSERLECCDVNKKSNGSKSTKSK, via the coding sequence ATGAAAAAGTGGTTTGAAGATTATATAAAAAAAATAAGTGATGCAAATAAGAAGAACTTTGGATCAGAAAGATTAGAATGCTGTGATGTAAATAAAAAAAGTAATGGTTCTAAATCCACAAAGTCTAAATAG
- a CDS encoding spermine/spermidine synthase domain-containing protein, which produces MSHSKTQNKIECSNRVYLYLAMFLIGFSLFLYEILLTRLFSVILSVNLVFLVVSFAILGSGIGGIYTYKILKANKKIIPEHLLKKYSVWIPISILLSIGAMYYLPFMKISILYALIGAISFVMGGIVISSMFKENEKNSNKLYFMDLVGSSLGSLAVIPLMNQFGFMRSVVVVCIMSLIASILIYVHCKEYKKMLILGLCSLLLGAGFMEANIIKQMEKPFNAYYLSPNTLISYLKDSKEKPKDIPFTKWDAISRTDVIETTNENEKIIVTDGGASAPIIKFDGNIKSIEHLKKKVNYIPFAFGNNHNTLVIGSGGGKDVLFALLGESENIDAVEINTSTIEAVNSFRDFSGDIYNRPEVNVYNQDGRNFIENSNKKYDNIYLSMVMTNAIENTMYSLSENYIYTYEAVEKYFGNLNENGKLSFMMHNNLDLLRVVNTGIEVLLHKGVRQENVTDYFIIVNGMDKRHKNNHKSNVKMPLVIFKSTPFTEEEINIVRETAKVQNREVIHYPGGENELYKLLKDKKITYEELLNKINFNVKSIKDDSPFFYNYTKTLPAQIQYVFWGILFIWFLIRIKYANRKEHKEPVKYFMGLGIAYMLVEIPTIQKMILYFGNPSLAFSVMLFSILVSSGIGSVLSGHKKIKNFTDKSPMYLLLTGIAIVIIQLNLSNIMSMTSDLDLI; this is translated from the coding sequence ATGTCACATTCCAAAACACAAAATAAAATTGAATGTAGTAATAGAGTATACTTATATTTAGCCATGTTTTTAATAGGATTTTCATTATTTTTGTATGAAATACTATTAACTAGATTATTTTCTGTTATTCTAAGCGTAAATCTAGTATTTTTAGTAGTATCATTTGCTATTTTAGGGAGCGGTATTGGTGGCATATATACGTATAAAATCCTAAAGGCAAATAAGAAAATAATACCAGAACATTTATTGAAAAAATATTCTGTTTGGATACCCATAAGTATTTTATTATCTATTGGTGCCATGTATTATCTTCCATTTATGAAAATTAGTATATTATATGCACTTATAGGTGCCATTTCCTTTGTAATGGGAGGGATTGTCATCTCAAGTATGTTTAAAGAAAATGAAAAGAATAGTAATAAACTATATTTTATGGATTTAGTAGGGTCATCCTTAGGGAGTTTGGCAGTGATACCCTTAATGAATCAATTTGGATTTATGAGAAGTGTTGTGGTGGTATGTATTATGTCTTTAATTGCATCAATCCTAATTTATGTTCATTGCAAGGAGTATAAAAAGATGCTTATTTTAGGATTGTGTAGCCTATTGTTAGGAGCAGGTTTCATGGAAGCTAATATAATAAAGCAAATGGAAAAGCCCTTTAATGCATATTATTTAAGCCCAAACACTCTAATCAGTTATTTAAAGGATAGTAAGGAAAAGCCAAAAGATATTCCCTTTACAAAATGGGATGCCATTTCAAGGACAGATGTTATTGAGACCACTAATGAAAATGAAAAAATCATTGTTACAGATGGTGGAGCATCAGCTCCTATTATTAAATTTGATGGAAATATAAAATCTATAGAGCACCTTAAAAAGAAAGTAAATTATATCCCCTTCGCATTTGGAAATAACCATAATACCCTGGTAATTGGCTCTGGGGGAGGAAAGGATGTTTTGTTTGCTCTATTAGGTGAAAGTGAGAATATAGATGCAGTGGAGATTAATACTTCAACTATTGAAGCTGTAAATAGTTTTAGGGATTTTAGTGGAGACATTTATAATAGACCTGAAGTAAATGTATATAATCAAGATGGTAGGAATTTTATTGAAAATAGTAACAAGAAATATGACAATATATACCTTTCCATGGTAATGACAAATGCTATAGAAAATACTATGTATTCATTATCAGAGAATTATATATATACCTATGAAGCAGTTGAAAAATATTTTGGCAATCTAAATGAAAATGGAAAGCTAAGTTTTATGATGCATAATAATCTAGACCTATTAAGGGTCGTAAATACAGGAATAGAAGTGTTATTACATAAGGGGGTGAGACAAGAAAATGTTACAGATTATTTTATTATTGTAAATGGGATGGACAAACGACATAAAAATAATCATAAAAGCAATGTTAAAATGCCCCTGGTTATTTTTAAATCAACTCCTTTTACAGAAGAAGAAATAAATATTGTTAGGGAAACTGCAAAAGTTCAAAATAGAGAGGTCATTCATTATCCAGGTGGTGAGAATGAATTATATAAGCTACTAAAGGATAAAAAAATAACCTATGAAGAATTGTTAAATAAAATCAACTTTAATGTTAAATCTATTAAAGATGATAGTCCATTCTTTTACAACTATACAAAAACTTTACCTGCCCAGATTCAATATGTTTTTTGGGGAATACTATTTATTTGGTTTCTAATAAGAATAAAATATGCAAATAGAAAAGAGCATAAGGAACCGGTTAAATACTTTATGGGTTTAGGAATAGCTTATATGTTAGTAGAGATTCCAACTATTCAAAAGATGATATTGTATTTTGGAAACCCATCCTTAGCATTTAGTGTTATGTTATTTAGTATTTTAGTAAGTAGTGGTATTGGAAGTGTTTTGAGTGGTCATAAAAAGATAAAAAACTTTACAGACAAATCTCCAATGTATCTCCTACTAACTGGAATTGCAATTGTTATTATACAACTAAATCTGAGTAACATAATGAGTATGACAAGTGATTTGGATTTAATTTAA
- a CDS encoding NusG domain II-containing protein, with protein sequence MTIGDKVLIISILILSIVGIVSLPVLGSNSNEKYVVIKIEDKIIKKISIEKSGPGKIYDFQFNNNTGHIEVKDGSVRMLKMDKAICPKSICSQTGWINKEYESIVCLPNKIMVTFQSNSEEELDIITY encoded by the coding sequence ATGACTATAGGCGATAAAGTATTAATTATTTCAATACTCATTTTGAGTATTGTAGGGATTGTATCTTTACCAGTCCTAGGATCTAATAGTAATGAAAAATATGTAGTCATTAAGATTGAGGATAAAATAATAAAGAAAATATCTATTGAAAAAAGTGGGCCAGGTAAGATTTATGATTTTCAATTTAATAATAATACAGGACACATAGAGGTGAAGGATGGAAGTGTTAGAATGTTGAAAATGGATAAGGCTATATGTCCTAAAAGCATATGTTCACAAACAGGTTGGATTAATAAGGAATATGAAAGTATTGTTTGCCTACCAAATAAAATCATGGTAACTTTTCAGAGTAATTCTGAAGAAGAGTTAGATATAATAACATATTAG
- a CDS encoding aspartyl-phosphate phosphatase Spo0E family protein, producing the protein MGEKVLNYNLLKQINALRKQLEDRLILNNRIVDEKTIKLSEGLDILIVKYYREKNY; encoded by the coding sequence ATGGGGGAAAAGGTACTGAATTATAACCTTCTTAAACAAATCAATGCTCTTAGAAAACAACTGGAAGATAGATTAATATTAAACAATAGGATAGTAGATGAAAAAACAATAAAGTTAAGTGAAGGATTAGATATATTGATTGTAAAGTATTATAGAGAAAAGAATTATTAA
- a CDS encoding cytochrome D1 domain-containing protein, with protein sequence MKNKKVGVFIIFIAIIGIAIGINYTKNNLNSNFIAYIPNAADGTISVIDVKRSELVDNIKVGERVSDGIGTTPDGKKLYTGGAEDGKVFVYDIKTKNLIKTIDTGKNVHGIDITPDGKYVYIASGALQVDDEFDYIQIIDTKKDEIIKTIKSNGKSPAHIDFSKDSKFAFISNVMSNNVSIMDVEKSEIVGNVKVGLMPNELEPSPDDKILYVANVQDGSLSIVDVEKKKEIDRIEVSPGTHGVAVSNDGKYIWTTNRFSKSVTVIDIDEKKVIKTITIKGEPNHVSIVPKGRYAYVTSLKSNNLTVIDINTYEIIDEIKLGKDPHEIDFINIK encoded by the coding sequence ATGAAAAATAAAAAAGTTGGAGTATTTATCATTTTCATTGCAATTATAGGAATAGCTATAGGAATAAATTATACAAAAAATAATTTAAATAGTAACTTTATAGCATATATTCCAAATGCGGCAGATGGAACCATATCCGTTATAGATGTTAAAAGAAGTGAATTAGTAGATAACATTAAAGTAGGAGAAAGGGTTTCTGATGGTATAGGAACTACACCTGATGGGAAAAAGTTATACACTGGAGGAGCAGAAGATGGAAAGGTTTTTGTGTATGATATTAAAACAAAAAATCTCATAAAAACAATAGATACGGGTAAAAACGTACATGGAATTGATATAACTCCAGATGGTAAGTATGTATATATTGCCAGTGGTGCGTTACAAGTAGATGATGAATTTGATTATATACAAATAATAGATACGAAGAAAGATGAAATAATTAAAACTATAAAATCAAATGGAAAAAGCCCTGCACACATAGATTTTAGCAAAGATAGTAAATTTGCCTTTATTTCAAATGTCATGTCAAATAATGTGTCCATTATGGATGTGGAGAAAAGTGAGATTGTTGGAAATGTAAAAGTGGGACTTATGCCAAATGAATTAGAACCTTCTCCAGATGATAAAATTTTATATGTAGCTAATGTTCAAGATGGTTCATTGTCTATAGTAGATGTGGAAAAGAAGAAAGAAATAGACAGAATAGAAGTAAGTCCAGGAACCCATGGGGTAGCAGTTTCAAATGATGGAAAATATATTTGGACCACCAATAGATTTTCAAAAAGTGTAACAGTAATAGATATAGATGAGAAAAAAGTCATTAAAACAATAACAATAAAAGGAGAACCAAACCATGTGTCCATTGTACCAAAGGGAAGATATGCATATGTTACTAGTTTAAAGTCTAATAACTTAACGGTAATAGATATAAATACTTATGAAATTATAGATGAAATAAAATTAGGAAAAGATCCCCATGAGATAGATTTTATTAATATAAAATAA
- a CDS encoding DUF2680 domain-containing protein, giving the protein MKKILTMIVIASLLTLTFASMAFAAETNETPEWYKDMLKWRKEQVNQSAQDGYLTKDQAEAWNEHLDYMEKWHNENGFNTPGMGFGGCHGGYGNRTGFRGGFGPGMMNNYNLQNQ; this is encoded by the coding sequence ATGAAAAAGATTTTAACTATGATTGTCATTGCTTCACTACTTACTCTTACTTTTGCTTCAATGGCTTTTGCTGCAGAGACAAATGAAACCCCTGAGTGGTACAAAGATATGCTTAAATGGAGAAAGGAGCAAGTTAACCAATCCGCCCAAGATGGATATTTAACTAAGGATCAAGCAGAAGCTTGGAACGAACACTTAGATTACATGGAAAAATGGCATAATGAAAATGGATTTAATACACCTGGCATGGGCTTTGGCGGTTGTCATGGAGGGTATGGCAATAGAACAGGATTTAGAGGTGGATTTGGTCCTGGTATGATGAATAATTATAATTTACAAAATCAATAG
- a CDS encoding zinc ribbon domain-containing protein: protein MLAILIISVIVICIFVKGEDSCSCNVNSNLSSCNSCGFILKEEYNYCPNCKEKLKRKCEKCGQMIDVNWRACPYCE, encoded by the coding sequence ATGCTTGCCATATTAATCATATCTGTCATAGTCATATGTATTTTTGTGAAGGGTGAGGATTCATGCTCATGTAATGTGAATTCAAACCTAAGTAGCTGTAATAGTTGTGGTTTTATATTAAAGGAAGAGTATAATTACTGTCCAAATTGTAAGGAAAAATTAAAAAGAAAGTGTGAGAAATGTGGACAAATGATAGATGTAAATTGGAGAGCATGTCCATATTGTGAATAG
- a CDS encoding heavy metal translocating P-type ATPase, which produces MGRKKETLNILGMTCAACVKAVERSVNKVEGVTKVNVNIATEKLDVEFDETKTSIEDIKKAITNAGYGAEGEINLREVSIPISGMTCASCAANVEKSIKKLEGAQDVSVNFATEKATVVYDANATRISEIKQAIEKAGYKPLEIEAGKQVDEEKERRVKEMKTLWKKFIVSAVFTIPLLYIAMGHMLGLYLPTIIDPSVNPLNFAIIQLLLTIPVLMAGNKFYTVGFKSLIRRNPNMDSLIAIGTSAAILYGLFAVKEIAAGKMEFAQDLYFETAGVIITLILLGKYLESVSKGKTSEAIKKLMGLAPKTATVIQNDKEIVIPIEEVEVGDIILVKPGEKIPVDGVVIEGNTSVDESMLTGESMPVEKEPGSSVTGASINKNGLIKFKATKVGKDTALAQIIKLVEDAQGSKAPIAKLADIISGYFVPIVIGIAIIAGLGWFISGESGIFSLTIFISVLVIACPCALGLATPTAIMVGTGKGAEYGVLIKGGAPLETAHKIKTIVFDKTGTITEGKPKVTDVITTNGYEKDEILQLAASAEKGSEHPLGEAIVKGAEEKGLNFSKVDKFSAIPGHGIEVTLDEKNILLGNKKLMNERNIEITLQEESDRLASEGKTPMFMAIDNKLAGIIAVADVTKENSVFAIKKLHEMGIKVAMITGDNKRTAEAIAKQVGIDIVLAEVLPEDKANEVKKLQETGNIVAMVGDGINDAPALAQADVGIAIGSGTDVAMESADIVLMKSDLLDVVTAIQLSKNTIKNIKQNLFWAFAYNSAGIPLAAGLFYIFGGPKLNPMFAAAAMSFSSVSVLLNALRLKGFKPIIKNNFKEEIFMKKEILIEGMSCGHCVGHVTKALKAVSGVTDVDVNLTEKKAVVQLSNEVQDEELKGAIEDAGYEVVSVK; this is translated from the coding sequence ATGGGGAGAAAAAAAGAAACCCTTAATATATTAGGAATGACATGTGCAGCTTGTGTAAAGGCAGTTGAAAGAAGTGTCAACAAAGTAGAAGGAGTTACTAAAGTAAATGTTAACATTGCTACAGAGAAACTTGATGTAGAATTTGATGAAACAAAAACTAGCATTGAAGATATTAAAAAAGCAATTACTAATGCTGGGTATGGTGCAGAGGGAGAGATCAATCTCAGAGAAGTTTCTATACCCATATCAGGTATGACTTGTGCATCCTGTGCAGCAAATGTAGAAAAATCTATTAAAAAACTTGAAGGAGCACAGGATGTAAGTGTTAATTTTGCTACAGAAAAGGCCACTGTAGTGTATGATGCAAATGCAACTAGAATCTCAGAAATAAAACAGGCAATAGAAAAGGCAGGTTATAAGCCCTTAGAAATTGAAGCAGGAAAACAAGTAGATGAGGAAAAAGAGAGAAGAGTTAAAGAGATGAAAACTCTTTGGAAAAAGTTTATAGTATCTGCAGTGTTTACTATACCCCTTTTATATATTGCCATGGGCCATATGCTTGGTTTATATTTACCGACTATAATTGATCCATCAGTTAATCCTTTAAACTTTGCAATAATACAGCTGTTATTAACAATACCTGTTCTTATGGCAGGGAATAAGTTTTACACTGTAGGATTTAAATCTTTAATAAGAAGAAATCCTAATATGGATTCCCTTATTGCAATAGGAACTAGTGCAGCCATTTTATATGGATTATTTGCAGTTAAGGAAATAGCAGCAGGGAAAATGGAATTTGCTCAAGATTTATATTTTGAAACGGCAGGAGTTATTATTACATTGATTCTACTAGGGAAATATTTAGAATCTGTTTCTAAGGGGAAAACTTCTGAAGCTATTAAAAAACTTATGGGATTAGCGCCAAAAACTGCTACTGTCATTCAAAATGATAAGGAAATAGTTATTCCAATAGAAGAAGTGGAAGTAGGAGATATTATACTTGTGAAACCTGGTGAAAAAATACCTGTAGATGGAGTTGTAATAGAGGGGAACACTTCTGTAGATGAATCCATGTTAACGGGAGAAAGTATGCCTGTAGAAAAAGAACCTGGATCCAGTGTTACGGGTGCAAGTATTAACAAAAATGGTTTGATAAAATTCAAGGCAACTAAAGTAGGAAAAGATACTGCTTTAGCGCAGATTATTAAATTAGTAGAAGATGCTCAAGGATCAAAGGCGCCAATTGCTAAGTTGGCAGATATTATTTCTGGTTATTTTGTCCCAATAGTAATAGGAATTGCAATTATAGCTGGATTGGGATGGTTTATTTCAGGAGAATCTGGAATATTTTCCTTAACAATTTTCATTTCCGTTTTAGTTATAGCTTGTCCATGTGCTCTAGGTTTGGCTACACCTACTGCAATAATGGTTGGAACAGGAAAAGGTGCTGAATATGGAGTACTGATTAAAGGTGGAGCACCTTTAGAAACGGCCCATAAAATAAAGACAATTGTTTTTGACAAGACAGGTACTATTACAGAGGGAAAACCAAAGGTAACAGATGTAATAACTACTAATGGATATGAAAAAGATGAAATATTACAATTAGCTGCTAGTGCAGAAAAGGGATCAGAACATCCTCTAGGAGAAGCAATTGTTAAGGGCGCAGAAGAAAAGGGATTAAATTTTTCAAAAGTAGATAAATTTAGTGCCATACCAGGACACGGAATAGAAGTTACCTTAGATGAAAAAAATATACTTCTTGGAAATAAAAAACTAATGAATGAGAGAAATATAGAAATAACATTACAGGAAGAATCAGATAGATTAGCAAGTGAAGGTAAAACCCCTATGTTTATGGCAATAGACAATAAGCTAGCAGGAATAATTGCTGTGGCAGATGTAACCAAGGAAAATAGCGTCTTTGCTATTAAAAAATTACATGAGATGGGCATAAAAGTCGCAATGATTACGGGAGATAATAAAAGAACTGCAGAAGCAATTGCAAAGCAGGTTGGAATTGATATTGTACTTGCAGAGGTTTTACCAGAGGATAAAGCAAATGAAGTTAAGAAACTGCAGGAAACAGGAAATATTGTTGCCATGGTTGGAGATGGTATTAATGATGCTCCAGCATTAGCTCAAGCAGATGTGGGTATTGCCATAGGATCTGGAACAGATGTGGCCATGGAGTCGGCAGATATTGTTCTCATGAAGAGTGATCTTTTAGATGTGGTTACGGCAATACAACTAAGTAAAAATACAATAAAAAATATTAAGCAAAATTTATTCTGGGCATTCGCCTATAATTCAGCAGGGATACCTTTAGCTGCTGGACTGTTCTATATATTTGGAGGACCAAAGCTTAACCCTATGTTTGCAGCGGCAGCAATGTCATTTAGTTCCGTATCTGTACTTTTAAATGCACTTAGGTTAAAAGGTTTTAAGCCAATAATTAAAAATAACTTTAAGGAGGAAATATTTATGAAAAAGGAAATATTAATTGAAGGAATGAGTTGTGGTCACTGTGTTGGACACGTTACCAAAGCTTTAAAAGCAGTTAGCGGAGTTACAGATGTAGATGTAAATTTAACAGAGAAAAAAGCAGTAGTTCAATTATCAAATGAAGTACAAGATGAAGAGTTAAAAGGAGCAATAGAGGATGCAGGTTACGAGGTTGTAAGTGTAAAGTAA
- a CDS encoding SoxR reducing system RseC family protein codes for METIGRVVSTNNEFAKIEVMRTSACGEKCSSCGGGCSKTGMYIDVKNTLNAKSSQFIKVEIETKTIMKAGFLVYILPLFMLIIGAVSGYYIHGLFNMTFPSDLFSLLLGVLFLGLSYGIVRIFDRNYNSKGKIQYKMTKIL; via the coding sequence ATGGAAACAATAGGTAGAGTTGTAAGCACAAATAATGAATTTGCTAAAATTGAAGTAATGAGGACAAGTGCTTGTGGAGAAAAATGTAGCAGTTGTGGCGGAGGATGCAGCAAGACAGGCATGTATATAGATGTGAAAAATACTTTAAATGCAAAATCTAGTCAATTCATAAAGGTTGAAATAGAAACAAAAACTATAATGAAAGCAGGTTTTTTAGTATATATATTACCCCTTTTCATGCTAATCATAGGCGCCGTATCAGGTTATTATATCCATGGCCTATTTAATATGACTTTTCCTTCAGATCTCTTTAGTTTGTTATTAGGAGTACTTTTTCTAGGATTATCCTATGGCATAGTTAGAATATTTGATCGAAATTATAACTCTAAAGGAAAAATACAATATAAAATGACTAAAATACTTTAA